In the genome of Lactuca sativa cultivar Salinas chromosome 3, Lsat_Salinas_v11, whole genome shotgun sequence, the window tatttttttgacagtaaagtcctaattaccggcagtttttgacacGTTTACCTTTTGTTTTTTCttggttagccggtaattaggattttactgtaaaaaaaaatgtttaggattttcttgtcaaatcgtgaaTTATGACTTTAttgtaaaaaaataaagtttaagactttcttatcaaatcgttgaaaatattaggactttagtGTATTTTTGTAGCCCAAGAGAGGGTGAGAAGACTTCTAAAGATTTCTTCTTGGTTCGCCACCAAATCTTCCACTAAAAGGAGGGGACAAATTctacaaacacaaacaacacacACCTAGTCAAAAGGGTGTGAATGTGGAGAAGGGGTAAGAATGATATTTTCGGTTTCTTAGTTCTTCATTTTTTAGgactgcaaaaagccaacacaacaatagttctttttttttttcttgattgtctccatttttttcaatgtcagtttgttgaaattaaaaaaattatttaacaagaagcaaacgtgAAGGATTTCAATATGATTTAGCTGACTAGAGCAGATTTCAATAACTAGTATGCTTAAAGACTATCATACCATTAAATATCTAACAAAAAatgatatatacactaaagtgctaatattttcaatgatttaacaaaaaaatcttagactttatattttttttgacagtaaagtcctaattcatAATTTGAcaaaaagtcctaaactttatattttttgacagtaaagtcctaattaccggATAACCGGAAAAAAAGGGTAAACATGTTAAAAACTGTCGGTAGTTACGACTttactgtaaaaaaaataaagtttaggactcttttatcatatttataaaaatattggaactttagtgtatatattccAAATATAAATTAATAACTTTTATAATCTAATATGTTCTTTTCAAGTTTAAGCCTCAAGTTAATTGTCTATTTTTTATAATGTTGGTAGAAAATACATAATTGATCAACTAGGGTTATGTTATAATATATgtggtaaaaataaaaataacaatatatttttttatgtatatgcAACACATATACACAACCCCACATACAAAAGTTAGTAATCATAAAAATAGATAGTAAAATACacatcaaaatcaaaaactaattCGCCGCAATTTGTCCTTGAGTCTTTTAACATATGTGATGTTTTTTAACACACCATGACTATCCTTTAGGATTTCAATAGGCTACGacttttttgtttgtttattcCTCTTCTAACATAAGATATATCATTATTTGTatgaagttttaaatttttattgttTAAACTTAGTATTCTTGTGAGTTCATTGTAATTCAAACTTATTCATTTGGTAATGTTGGACTTATTGTACATTTAATACATTAGACAAATCAAATAACAATACATGTAACATGTATTTGCTACAATAACCACTAAAATTTGTGTAAAATCAGTTGAGCACCAAACTGAGGTTGTAGAGAGATAACGGTATGTGGAGCATGAGCGTATGATGGAGAAAGCTCGAAGGAGAAGTATCTTAGAATCATAACAAGTGCCAATTTCGCTTCCAACATAGCAAAGTTTTGCCCAACACATATACGTGGACCCCCTCCAAAAGGGAAGTATGATGCTTGTCCCTTTGTTGCTTTTAACACACCTTCTGCAAATCTCTCAGGCTTGAACTCTGTCACGTCATCACCCCATACATCACTATCATGATGTAAAAGCATCATGTGCAATTGCAGTAGTGAACCTGCGGGTAAAGTTATGTTTCCTAATGTAGTTTCTTCATGAATCATCCGTCCCAATATTGTACCGGGTGGGTATAACCTAAGCACCTCGTGCAAAATCATATTAATCTGCAAACAAAATATTAGTATATAAAATATTATTCTTGTGaaaatttattataataaaatgtgaCCAACTTTTCCTAGAGTAGTTAATTGCTAGTTACTTTTAATTAAAACTCAATAACCTATAAGTGAGAGCATACAAACTTTGCTATGGGGCCGGGCTATAATGATTAACCTTCGTTATGAACTCCGAGACTTAGAGCATCCACAATGTTGAGTTCAATGAGAGAGTTGAATGAAGTGGCAAGTCCATGTGTCATTCAATGGATGAAACTCAACCATTGTGAGATGCCACCTTGACATTcaatggatttggagttcaatggccattgaactcttcaatgggaaaAAGGAAAGTTTTAATCCTTAAATATTTACTATAAATTACATTTTATAACATTCTATTGAACTTTGTAGAGCTCAATGCATTGTAGAGAAAATAATAATAGAGTTGTATGAATTTTAGaatgatgatgtgacaatccattaaactctttagagttcaatgcattgtggaTGCCCTTAGGTTGGTATCAAAATAAACTTATTTAATATCTATTATGTGGTTAATTTGGATAAAGTGATTAGTAAACCCTTTGGTAAATCCTAGCACAAAAAAACTTACAACTTTTAGATGACTAAGTCCGTCAATATCTGGTTTTCTTTCTCCAAACACCTTTAAAACTTCATCTCTAGCGCGGTCTTGCCAATTTGTGTGTTGACCTAACAAAATCATTGTCCAAACTAGCAAATTTGCAGTAGTTTCTTGGCCTGCAAAATAGAAGAGTTTGCACTCTTCAATGACTTCATCAATACTAAGTCCAAAATTTTTATCTCCTTGTTGTTTGATCTCTTTGTAGTTGGAATCCAATAATATGCCCAATAAATCGTCACTACTACTTTCCCCTTCTTTCATTGTTGTCACccgtttattaataataatttttGTTATCGAAGCCTTCACTTCTCTACCAATCTCCTTCATCCTTCGATTGCTCTTTGTAGGCATAAATCTAAAAAGTAAAAACTCATAATTGCTCAGGCCTTTTTGTACAAATAATTAAAAAAGAAGGTTACAAGACCGAAAATATTAATGGAAAGCATACTCACTGAGATCCTGGAATATACAACGATTGTACAATCTTCATAAGTAGCCTTGCTTGCTCTTTTTGAAGCTCAAATATCTTTCTTCCTTCCTGATAGCTGCTACCAAATGCCGTACGTGAAATTACATCACTGGTGAATGTTTGGAGATGAGGATACACATCCACTTCACATGATCCTTCTTTCATTAATTCTTCCCATTTGTTGATCATCTCGTCACAACTTATGTAAAAAGCGGGTATCATATGCTGCAAAAGGAACACCGAATCAGTTTTACATGTGGGGTAAGCTAGAAGTGAAAAAGTAATTTGTTGGCACTTTTGATCTAGTAACTTAGAAAGAAACATGCGCGCATGAACCTTGAGCTTTTCGACATGGAAGGCAGGGTTGATAATCTTTCTATGTTTTACCCATTGATCAGCATCAACACTCGCAATCCCTCTTGCCAGCAACCTCGCTAATGGATTTCCTCCTTTCTGCTTTTGAAATTTGTTATAATTACCCAAAATATCTCGTATTAGTGCAGGTTCTGTTACGTGCACCACAGCTCGTGGCCCAATCCATGTAAAGAAAGCTTTCCCTTTACCTGTTGTAAATATATATTCTCACTCTTTCATtcaacaactatatatatatatatatatatatatatatatatatatatatatatatatatatatatatatatatatatatatatatatatatatatatatatatatatatatatatatatatatatatatatatatatatatatatgaactacGACAATGATATTTATCAGCTTTCttcaatatatataaatatatagctAGTTACATACCATGAGTCTTAAGGGAGTTATGCATAAATGGCATGACACGTGGAACGATATTGTCTGTAAGGTTTATGGGTTTCAATTTGGCATTGGCTGTCATCTGTACCATTTCTTTCACGTCTCCAAATAGAAATTTGTAGGGATTTCCGTTCAGACCTTGTTCTCTCAGGAACTTTTCCATCTTCTTCGGTTTCAACCAAATCCAGTTGAAAATCCTCCATGCATATACCAACATCATCACTCCGACACCACACAACACTGCCTTCATATTTAGGCTTACCTCCATTAATCTCCAGAAGGGGGGTTTACCAATAAGTTTTTTATATATAGCAGTCTAGTCAAAGAAGAATTGTGGTGGTTTTCAGAGTTGAAGTTATAATTAATGAACGGATGGATTCTATATAATGATGCATAATTTTCAATCAAAATCCCTCCGGTTTGAGCTGTTATGGTTAAGCACCATATGTTGTGATTGTTTATCAATAGTCACCCCAAAACAACAAAAGTAAAAACAAGGAAACAGTGTTGTAAACTAATTAGGCCGTGGGGAGTGGTAGAGTCAGCCAAGATATCGGAAAAGTGCTACTAACTCAGCGGCATGTCAACTCCACCCTCAACTCAGTAGATATTGGAAATGATTATCACTCCacgatttttttaaaattttttttatga includes:
- the LOC111884426 gene encoding cytochrome P450 CYP72A219, which translates into the protein MEVSLNMKAVLCGVGVMMLVYAWRIFNWIWLKPKKMEKFLREQGLNGNPYKFLFGDVKEMVQMTANAKLKPINLTDNIVPRVMPFMHNSLKTHGKAFFTWIGPRAVVHVTEPALIRDILGNYNKFQKQKGGNPLARLLARGIASVDADQWVKHRKIINPAFHVEKLKHMIPAFYISCDEMINKWEELMKEGSCEVDVYPHLQTFTSDVISRTAFGSSYQEGRKIFELQKEQARLLMKIVQSLYIPGSQFMPTKSNRRMKEIGREVKASITKIIINKRVTTMKEGESSSDDLLGILLDSNYKEIKQQGDKNFGLSIDEVIEECKLFYFAGQETTANLLVWTMILLGQHTNWQDRARDEVLKVFGERKPDIDGLSHLKVINMILHEVLRLYPPGTILGRMIHEETTLGNITLPAGSLLQLHMMLLHHDSDVWGDDVTEFKPERFAEGVLKATKGQASYFPFGGGPRICVGQNFAMLEAKLALVMILRYFSFELSPSYAHAPHTVISLQPQFGAQLILHKF